In Nicotiana tabacum cultivar K326 chromosome 11, ASM71507v2, whole genome shotgun sequence, a single window of DNA contains:
- the LOC107771453 gene encoding uncharacterized protein LOC107771453, translating to MVKLKNLRSDTLTLVLVNIAGIMEKADESLLPGAYKEVGKELHTDPTGLGSLTVFRSLVQCLCYPLAAYLAARHNRAHVIALGAFLWSAATFLVAISSTFTEVAIARGLNGVGLAIVIPAIQSLVADSTDDRNRGTAFGWLALTSNFGSILGGILAVLIAETSFLGIPGWRISFHLVGFISVIVGFLVHLFANDPRFLDNKGNAKDQLAPKPFQEEVIELLKEAKAVIKIPSFQIIIAQGVSGTFPWSSLSFVTMWLELIGFSHKTTALLWTLFQVSVSLGALFGGRMGDVLAKHFPNSGRIILAQISSGSGIPLAAILLLLLPNDPKTAMLHGLVLIITGLIISWCGSATNNPIFAEIVPERARTSIYALDRSFETIIASFAPLVVGILAQQIFGYKPIPKGSTKSQETETDRQNAASLAKALCTAVGIPSAICCFIYSFLYCTYPQDRDRARLQQIDETCKFPSEEQQALLESDEHRPLSAIC from the exons ATGGTAAAGCTCAAGAACTTGAGATCAGATACATTGACACTTGTACTTGTAAATATTGCTGGTATAATGGAGAAAGCTGATGAGTCTTTATTACCTGGAGCTTACAAAGAAGTTGGCAAAGAATTGCACACTGATCCCACTGGTCTTGGCTCTCTCACTGTATTTAGATCATTAGTTCAATGCCTTTGTTATCCTTTAGCTGCATACTTAGCTGCTCGTCATAACAGAGCTCATGTCATAGCTCTTGGCGCTTTTCTCTGGTCTGCTGCTACTTTCCTTGTTGCTATCTCCTCCACCTTCACGGAG GTAGCAATTGCCAGAGGATTGAATGGAGTAGGACTTGCAATAGTCATACCAGCAATCCAATCTCTAGTTGCTGATTCAACTGATGATAGAAATCGCGGTACAGCCTTTGGATGGTTAGCACTAACATCAAATTTTGGCTCAATTCTTGGTGGGATTTTGGCTGTGCTAATAGCAGAAACATCATTCTTGGGAATCCCTGGCTGGAGAATTTCCTTCCATTTGGTTGGTTTTATAAGTGTTATCGTTGGTTTTTTAGTCCATCTCTTTGCCAATGATCCGCGATTCCTTGACAATAAGGGCAACGCAAAAGATCAACTTGCACCGAAACCATTTCAAGAAGAAGTCATCGAACTCCTAAAAGAAGCGAAAGCAGTTATCAAAATACCTTCCTTCCAAATAATTATTGCACAAGGGGTTTCCGGGACATTCCCTTGGTCATCGTTGTCGTTTGTTACTATGTGGTTAGAGCTTATAGGCTTCTCCCATAAGACAACAGCACTACTCTGGACTTTGTTTCAAGTTTCTGTGTCGCTTGGCGCGTTGTTTGGGGGCCGCATGGGGGATGTCTTGGCCAAGCACTTTCCTAATTCTGGTAGAATTATTCTAGCTCAGATTAGCTCTGGCTCAGGAATTCCTTTAGCTGCAATTCTACTGTTGCTATTGCCTAATGATCCTAAAACAGCTATGTTGCATGGTTTAGTCTTAATCATCACGGGATTAATCATATCATGGTGTGGTTCAGCAACAAACAA TCCAATATTTGCTGAGATAGTCCCTGAGAGAGCTCGGACAAGCATTTACGCTCTGGATCGATCTTTTGAGACGATAATTGCATCCTTTGCGCCACTGGTGGTTGGTATTTTAGCTCAACAAATTTTTGGTTATAAACCAATTCCAAAGGGATCAACAAAGTCTCAAGAAACTGAAACAGATAGACAGAATGCTGCATCACTTGCCAAGGCACTATGCACTGCAGTAGGCATTCCATCGGCCATTTGTTGCTTCATATATTCCTTCCTCTATTGCACATATCCACAAGATAGGGATCGTGCCCGGTTGCAACAGATTGATGAAACATGCAAGTTTCCATCTGAAGAACAACAAGCCTTACTTGAGAGCGATGAGCACAGACCTCTTTCAGCAATTTGTTGA
- the LOC142166428 gene encoding cytosolic sulfotransferase 3-like encodes MATSKLDTIMSEEEFATFVDGLPREKWRRPVNFCYQWDGYWYRIDFLKAAIAAQSGFLARYDDVILASSMKTALIPCIMALNRDNIDQEEDDPLLTNHPNQLMPSIEISIFNPKNLDSDVLNIDEMPSPRLFRTHLPYSKLPESIKNDNSSCKLVYITREPKDVFVSLWHFMNSISNAEPCPKMDEYFDSFCKGIHPFGPFHDHVLEYWNESLKKPEKILFLRYEEIKKDPKGQVKKLAEFLGRPFANEEELDNVLWRCSLERLRNLQVNKNGLEPSLGIPKFAYFRNGLVGDGKNSLKKEMQERLDQITREKFEGTGLDLQVI; translated from the exons ATGGCAACCTCCAAATTAGATACAATTATGAGTGAAGAAGAATTTGCCACATTTGTAGATGGACTTCCGAGGGAGAAATGGAGGAGACCTGTTAATTTTTGTTATCAGTGGGACGGCTACTGGTACCGTATAGACTTCTTAAAAGCAGCCATAGCAGCTCAATCTGGTTTCTTAGCTCGGTATGATGATGTTATTCTTGCTTCATCTATGAAAACGG CTCTTATCCCTTGCATCATGGCCCTTAACAGAGATAATATTGATCAAGAGGAGGATGACCCTTTACTAACAAACCACCCAAACCAACTCATGCCATCTATTGAAATATCAATATTCAACCCAAAGAACCTAGATTCTGATGTCCTTAACATTGACGAAATGCCTTCACCTCGACTCTTTCGGACTCACCTGCCTTATTCCAAGCTTCCAGAGTCAATCAAGAATGACAATTCCAGCTGCAAATTAGTGTACATTACCCGCGAACCTAAAGATGTTTTTGTGTCGTTATGGCACTTCATGAATTCGATATCCAATGCAGAGCCTTGTCCAAAGATGGATGAATATTTCGATAGTTTCTGTAAAGGCATTCATCCTTTTGGCCCCTTTCATGACCATGTTTTGGAGTACTGGAATGAAAGTTTGAAGAAACCCGAGAAGATACTTTTCTTGAGGTATGAAGAGATTAAAAAAGATCCGAAAGGTCAAGTGAAGAAGTTGGCTGAGTTTCTTGGCAGACCTTTTGCGAACGAGGAGGAGCTTGATAATGTCCTTTGGAGATGCAGTTTGGAGAGGCTGAGGAATCTTCAGGTTAACAAGAATGGCTTGGAACCTTCTCTTGGCATTCCTAAATTTGCTTATTTCCGAAATGGTCTTGTTGGGGACGGGAAGAATTCCCTCAAAAAGGAGATGCAAGAACGTCTTGATCAAATTACACGCGAAAAATTTGAAGGCACTGGCTTAGATCTTCAAGTTATTTAA